From the Conexivisphaerales archaeon genome, the window TGAGAGTGCTGAACTACTCGAAATTTTCCAGTGGAAATCACAGGAACAGAGTTGGTCTTTGGCTATGTCTGAGAAAGGCAGGACTAGGGTAAAAGAAGAGTTGGCCGACGTGCTGATCTACTGTATAAGCTTGGCAAATGTGCTTGGCTTGGACATCAACACTATTGTCAGAGAAAAAATCAAAAAGAATTCTGATAAATATCCT encodes:
- a CDS encoding nucleotide pyrophosphohydrolase; translated protein: MTEEDSKFTIGNLKTLVKEFISQRKWERYHNPKDLAESISVESAELLEIFQWKSQEQSWSLAMSEKGRTRVKEELADVLIYCISLANVLGLDINTIVREKIKKNSDKYPTNGSENLFG